The DNA region GACCGCGAGTTCGTCTTCCACCCCTACGACGCGACCCAGTTGAGACGGATACTCGAAAACCGGCGCGATGCATTCCAACCGGACGTGCTCTCGGCGGACGTGATTCCGAAGGTCGCCGCGCTGGCGGCCCGCGAACACGGCGACGCCCGCAAAGCCATCGATATCCTCCGATACGCGGGTGCGATAGCCGAGGAGTCCGACAGCGCGCAGGTGCTCGAAGCGCACATCGACAGCGCGATGGAGCGCGCGGAGGCGGACCGCTTCGCCGAACTCGTCTCCGGCAGCACCCCGCACGTCAAGTACATCCTCGTCGCCCTCGCGTCGCTGACGATGCGCCGCGACGAGGAGGAGTTCGCCAAACAGGACATCTACTCGACGTACAAGCGGGTCTGCGCGAACGAGGGCTCCGACCCCATCTCGTGGGACCGCGTCTCTCGCCTGCTGAAAGAGCAGTCGTTTCTCGGCATCACCGAGAGCCGCCACACCGGCGGCGGCTACGAGAAGGGAAGCTACCGCGTCCACTCGCTGAACCGCGACCCCGAAATCGTCCTGAAGGCGCTCGACTCGCGCTCGGACGTGTAAGCCGACTGGGTGGTGTCCGGCTTCCATCAGCCGGCACACGCTACACCACCATGGGTCGGTATCGGCCGGGGTTTCTTCAGCCGGTCGGTACCGTCCCGAAGTTCAGTACGTAGGTTCTTCTGTGGTGCCGTTGTCATTACCTCGTTCGAGTACGCTGGGTGGTGTCGTCTCGATCAGTCGCCGCGCGACGGCGTTTCGGGGGAGAACTATGATGAAGTACGTCGGCCAGTCCGTCCAGCACCGATTCGATATCTGGGGTTTTCTCTGCTTCTCGCACGGGTGGACGTGGTTCTGGTGGTGCGCGCTTCTCCTCTCCGGCTGGAACGCCTTCGAGTTGCCGGGCGTCGTCCTCCTCGTTGGCGGCGGCCTCGGCGTTCCGCTCGGCGCGGTGTGTATGTCCGCAGTCGTCGAGGAACCGCCCGGCGCGTGGCGGCTCTGGTACCGTCTCGTCGACGTGGATCGGATCACGGCACCGTGGCTCACCGTGGCGGTTCTGCTCCTTCCGACACTCGGGCTGGCAGCCGTCGCCGTCGATCTCGCGCTGGAACTATCTCCGCGACCCGTGACGTTCGACGAACTCGAAACGCTGCTGGCCGGCCCGCTCTCGCTTCTGGTCTACGCCGGGTTCGTGCTCCTGCTCGTAGCGCTCTCCGAGGAACTCGGCTGGCGGGGATACCTCCTCGACCGGTTGCAGCGACACCGGAGCGCGCTCTCGGCGAGTCTGCTCGTCGGCATCGCGTGGGCGACGTGGCACGCGCCGCTGTTTCTGATGGTCGACGACGTCGTCGACCCCGATTTCACACCCCCTCCGCTGTGGTTCACCTCGAACGTCCTCGCCGTCTCGGTACTGTACGCCTGGCTCTACAACAGCACGAATCGGAGCATCCTGGCGGTTGTCCTGTTTCACTTCACCGATAGCGTCACGGGGCAGCTACTGGTGCTCTCGACGACGACCCGGTGGATTCAGACCGGACTGACGGTCGTCCTCGTGGTCCTCGTCGTGCGCTGGTGGGGTCCATCCGAGCTCGGTCACCGAACCCCACGCGGGGGCGGCGAGGCTCGAAGCATCGGCGGGGGCAACAGGAAGACGAAACGGAGGGAGGGAGACGGCGGAGACTGAGTGCCGCTCGGCCGGGCTATCTCAGCACTCCGACCAGCCGCAGGACTCGCAGGTCTTACAGCCCTCCGAGAAATACAGCGTCAGGTTTCCGCACTCGGGACACTCGGGGCTCTCGCCCGCGGCCAAGAGATCGTCCATCGCCGACGACTTCGCGCTGTCGGAGATCGACGCGCCGCCGTCGGGTTCGGGAGCCTCCTCGGCGTCCACCTTCGCGTCGGCGTCGGTCGTCTCGGACTCGATCTCGGTGAGGCTCTTCTGCTTGGGGTAGGGCTTCTCGATCTCGCCGTCGAGGTAGCGTCGCATCGCCACGCCGACGGCGTCCGGGATGGAGTTTATCTGCTCGCCTTTGTCCCACGCGACCTTCGGACTGCGGATGCCCTGCAGGTCGGCGGCGATCTCGCGCGGGTCGACGCCCGAGCGCAGCGAGTAGCTGATGACCTTCGCCAGCGCCTCGGTGAAGGAGTTAGTGAAGCCGCCGGAGTTGCCGATGGTGGCGAACAGCTCGAACGGCTCACCGTCCTCGTCCTCGTTGATGTTGACGTAGAGCTTCCCGTAGCCGGTGTCGATGCGCTGGGTGACGCCGTGGAGTACGTCCGGACGCGGACGCTCCTGGGCGTAGGCGCGACCCTCGCGGGTCGCCTCCACGAACGCCTCGACGTCGCCGCCGAGCGCCTCGCGGACCCCCCCGTTGTCGAGGAATGCGTCGAGTCCGCCGAACGCCTCGCGAATCTGCTCGGCGATGATCTCGGCGGCTTCGTCCTCGTCGGCGAACTCGGCGTTGTCCGCGCGCGTCGTCAGCACCTGCTTCGAGCGGGTGCCGTCGCGGTAGACGGTGACGCCTTTGCCGCCGTGGTCGTAGATGTAGCGGTACACCTCGTCCATATCTTCCTTACTGGCGCTGTTCGGGAAGTTGCAGGTCTTCGAGATGGCGGAGTCGACGCCCTGCTGGCAGGCGCACTGCACCGCGGCGTGGTCCTTGCCGGAGAGGTCGGCGGTGACGACGAACAGCTCCGAGATGGCGTCGGGAACCGTCGACAGCGAGTCGACGCCGTCGAACTCGTTGTTCGCCATCTGCGCTTGGGCCTCGCGCTTGACCTCGTCGACGTCGATGTCGTTGGCCTCCAGCACGCGCAGGAAGTAGTCGTCGAACTCGACGAGCATCTCGTCGCCCTGCACGTCGTCGGAGACGTTCTTGTAGTAGGCGACGTTGTAGATGGGCTCGCAGCCGCCGGTCG from Haloprofundus halobius includes:
- a CDS encoding CPBP family intramembrane glutamic endopeptidase: MKYVGQSVQHRFDIWGFLCFSHGWTWFWWCALLLSGWNAFELPGVVLLVGGGLGVPLGAVCMSAVVEEPPGAWRLWYRLVDVDRITAPWLTVAVLLLPTLGLAAVAVDLALELSPRPVTFDELETLLAGPLSLLVYAGFVLLLVALSEELGWRGYLLDRLQRHRSALSASLLVGIAWATWHAPLFLMVDDVVDPDFTPPPLWFTSNVLAVSVLYAWLYNSTNRSILAVVLFHFTDSVTGQLLVLSTTTRWIQTGLTVVLVVLVVRWWGPSELGHRTPRGGGEARSIGGGNRKTKRREGDGGD